The Pseudomonas azadiae genome contains a region encoding:
- a CDS encoding CheW domain-containing protein, with product MNRPTELKTRPQLALESYLDALLQEATAEELPEAILVLEPAVEPASTLDEFQLAVLEEQARDAQVVVPITPVVTAPAVVAPVMVEPLVQVHLPPSITPPPVTGDGRPSWAAEPFECLLFDVAGLTLAVPLVCLGSIYSLEGQELTPLFGQPEWFLGILPSQAGNLKVLDTARWVMPDRYRDDFRQGLQYVISVQGYEWGLAVHQVSRSLRLDPNEIKWRSHRGQRPWLAGTVIEHMCALLDVAELAELIASGAVKTMPVAKRS from the coding sequence ATGAATCGGCCTACCGAACTCAAGACCCGGCCGCAACTGGCACTGGAATCCTACCTGGATGCCTTGTTGCAGGAAGCGACCGCGGAAGAACTGCCGGAAGCGATTCTGGTGCTGGAGCCGGCCGTGGAGCCTGCAAGCACGCTGGATGAATTCCAGCTGGCGGTGCTCGAAGAGCAGGCGCGTGATGCGCAGGTGGTGGTGCCGATCACACCGGTTGTGACCGCGCCTGCCGTGGTTGCCCCGGTGATGGTCGAGCCGCTGGTGCAAGTGCACCTGCCGCCGAGCATCACGCCGCCGCCGGTGACGGGCGATGGTCGCCCGAGCTGGGCGGCCGAGCCGTTCGAATGCCTGCTGTTCGACGTCGCCGGGTTGACCCTGGCGGTGCCGCTGGTGTGCCTGGGCTCGATCTATTCGCTCGAAGGCCAGGAACTGACGCCGCTGTTCGGGCAACCGGAGTGGTTCCTCGGCATCCTGCCCAGCCAGGCCGGCAATTTGAAAGTCCTCGATACCGCGCGCTGGGTCATGCCCGACCGCTACCGCGACGACTTCCGCCAAGGCTTGCAATACGTAATCTCGGTGCAGGGCTACGAGTGGGGGCTGGCGGTGCATCAAGTCAGCCGCTCGTTGCGCCTGGACCCGAACGAAATCAAATGGCGCAGCCACCGGGGCCAACGGCCTTGGCTGGCGGGCACCGTGATCGAACACATGTGCGCGTTGCTCGACGTCGCCGAACTGGCCGAGTTGATCGCCAGCGGTGCGGTCAAGACGATGCCGGTGGCCAAACGCAGTTGA
- a CDS encoding ParA family protein produces MRVWAVANQKGGVGKTTTSIALAGLLAEAGKRVVVVDLDPHGSMTSYFGYDPDALEHSNYDLFLHKGSVPADLPGQLLLPTSHERIFLLPSSTALATLERQSPGQSGLGLVIAKTLAQLWQDFDYAIIDSPPLLGVLMVNALAASQQLVIPVQTEHLAVKGLERMVSTLAMINRSRKQPLPYSIVPTLFDRRTQASLGTLRVLRDAYPQSIWNGYIPVDTRLRDASRAGLTPSQFDGKSRGVQAYRVLLKHLLSQQLVAQVA; encoded by the coding sequence ATGAGAGTCTGGGCAGTTGCCAATCAAAAAGGTGGAGTCGGCAAGACCACCACCTCCATCGCCTTAGCCGGTTTGCTGGCCGAGGCGGGCAAGCGTGTGGTCGTGGTGGACCTGGACCCTCACGGCTCCATGACCAGCTATTTCGGCTACGACCCGGACGCGCTGGAACACAGCAACTATGACCTGTTCCTGCACAAAGGCAGCGTGCCGGCCGATTTGCCTGGGCAACTGCTGTTGCCCACCAGCCACGAGCGCATTTTCCTGCTGCCGTCCAGCACCGCCCTGGCCACCCTTGAGCGCCAGTCGCCGGGGCAGAGCGGCCTGGGCCTGGTGATCGCCAAGACCCTGGCGCAGCTGTGGCAGGACTTCGACTACGCGATCATCGACAGCCCGCCATTGCTTGGCGTGTTGATGGTCAACGCCTTGGCGGCGAGCCAACAGTTGGTGATCCCGGTGCAGACCGAGCACCTGGCGGTCAAAGGCCTGGAGCGGATGGTCAGTACGCTGGCGATGATCAATCGCTCACGCAAACAGCCATTGCCCTACAGCATCGTGCCGACTTTGTTCGACCGCCGCACCCAGGCTTCGCTCGGCACGTTGCGGGTACTGCGCGACGCCTACCCGCAGAGCATCTGGAATGGCTACATCCCGGTGGACACGCGCCTGCGTGACGCCAGCCGCGCAGGGCTTACGCCGTCGCAGTTCGACGGCAAGAGCCGTGGTGTGCAGGCCTACCGCGTGTTGCTCAAGCATTTGCTGTCGCAGCAGCTTGTGGCGCAGGTGGCGTGA
- the motD gene encoding flagellar motor protein MotD, which yields MSRRRREPEEHVNHERWLVSYADFITLLFAFFVVMYSISSVNEGKYKVISEALIGVFSDSDRALKPIPIGDERPKTVTPAKPLVNDSDETAAGVGGTSDPLKSIADDISAAFGDLISSNQMTVRGNELWVEIELNSSLLFASADAMPSDQAFTIIDKVAAILQPFENPIHVEGFTDNVPISTAQYPTNWELSSARAASIVRMLAMQGINPGRLASVGYGEFQPVANNATLEGRSRNRRVVLVVSRNLEVRRSLTGTGTANATPDAALKRAGTQTAPALVKPPVRQSAVNSPSPAQ from the coding sequence GTGAGCCGTCGCCGTCGCGAACCTGAAGAACACGTCAACCACGAACGCTGGCTGGTGTCCTATGCCGACTTCATTACCTTGCTGTTTGCGTTTTTCGTGGTGATGTACTCCATCTCTTCGGTGAACGAAGGCAAGTACAAAGTCATTTCCGAGGCGCTGATCGGGGTGTTTTCCGATTCTGATCGCGCGCTCAAGCCAATCCCGATTGGCGACGAGCGACCCAAGACCGTGACCCCGGCCAAGCCGCTGGTCAACGACAGCGACGAAACCGCCGCCGGCGTCGGGGGCACCAGCGATCCGCTCAAAAGCATCGCCGATGACATCAGCGCTGCGTTTGGCGATTTGATCAGCTCCAACCAGATGACCGTGCGCGGCAACGAGTTGTGGGTGGAGATCGAGCTCAATTCCAGCCTGCTGTTCGCCAGCGCCGATGCGATGCCCAGTGACCAGGCGTTCACCATCATCGATAAGGTCGCGGCGATTCTGCAGCCGTTCGAGAACCCGATCCATGTTGAAGGCTTTACCGACAATGTTCCGATCAGCACCGCGCAGTACCCGACCAACTGGGAACTGTCGTCGGCCCGCGCCGCGAGCATCGTGCGCATGCTGGCGATGCAGGGCATCAACCCGGGTCGCCTGGCGTCGGTGGGGTATGGGGAGTTCCAGCCGGTGGCCAATAACGCCACGCTGGAAGGTCGCTCACGCAACCGCCGGGTCGTGCTGGTGGTGTCACGCAACCTGGAAGTGCGCCGCAGCCTGACGGGCACCGGCACCGCCAACGCAACACCGGATGCGGCCTTGAAGCGGGCTGGCACACAAACTGCACCGGCCCTTGTAAAGCCGCCGGTTCGTCAGAGTGCCGTCAATTCTCCGTCGCCGGCTCAATAA
- a CDS encoding flagellar motor protein, with product MDVLSLIGIIMAFVAIIGGNYLEGGHLGALANGPAALIVIGGTVGAALLQAPMSSFKRAMQILIWIIFPPRVDLAGGIDRVVNWSLTARKEGLLGLEGVADAEPDSYARKGLQLLVDGAEPEAIRSILEVDFYTQESRDINAAKVYESMGGYAPTIGIIGAVMGLIHVMGNLADPSQLGSGIAVAFVATIYGVASANLVLLPVASKLKSIAMRQSRYREMLLEGILSIAEGENPRSIELKLQGFMD from the coding sequence ATGGATGTACTGAGCCTGATCGGCATCATCATGGCGTTTGTCGCGATCATCGGCGGCAACTACCTCGAAGGCGGCCACCTCGGCGCCCTGGCCAACGGCCCGGCGGCGCTGATCGTGATCGGCGGCACCGTGGGCGCGGCGTTGCTGCAGGCGCCGATGAGTTCGTTCAAGCGGGCGATGCAGATCCTCATCTGGATCATCTTTCCACCCCGTGTCGATTTGGCCGGCGGCATCGACCGCGTGGTCAACTGGAGCCTCACCGCACGCAAGGAAGGCCTGCTGGGCCTGGAAGGCGTGGCCGATGCCGAGCCGGACAGCTACGCGCGCAAGGGCCTGCAATTGCTGGTGGACGGCGCCGAGCCGGAAGCGATCCGCAGCATCCTGGAGGTGGACTTCTACACCCAGGAAAGCCGCGACATCAACGCCGCCAAAGTCTATGAAAGCATGGGCGGCTACGCGCCGACCATCGGCATTATCGGTGCGGTCATGGGCCTGATCCACGTGATGGGCAACCTGGCCGACCCTTCGCAATTGGGCAGCGGGATTGCCGTGGCGTTCGTCGCCACCATCTACGGCGTGGCCAGTGCCAACCTGGTGTTGTTGCCGGTGGCCAGCAAGCTCAAGTCGATTGCCATGCGCCAGTCCCGTTATCGCGAAATGTTGCTCGAAGGCATCCTGTCGATTGCCGAGGGCGAGAACCCGCGTTCCATCGAATTGAAGCTCCAGGGCTTCATGGACTGA